The Candidatus Latescibacter sp. genome includes the window AACGGAAACCAACCCCCTGCACCCTGCCTCGGACAATCATATGAACCGCATGTATCAAGGTCTGAGGCATTTTTCCTCCATGCCGAATCAGCGCCGATATCGTATATAAAAAACAAAAAACGGTGATTTTTGGCAAGTTGTTTTTCGCAGGAGATGTTTCGTATATTATTACAAGGACAAAACACCAACTCTCAGAGATGTGTTTTCAGATAAAATGAAGAATGAATCGATCGTGCCGCACAAAGTGCCATCTGCCGACCTGCACCGGAAATCTCCCTGGATTTTTCTTATAAGCCTGGCAATTTCCCTGGTTTTGACTGTGCCGCTTTTGTTTTTCCCCTTTTACGGTCAGGAGAGCGGAGGGAAAAAATTCACACCTGCTCCGGTGATCATCATGCTTCAAAATATTCCGGAAACCCGCCAGGTGTTGCGTACCCCTGCGCCTCCGAAACCTTTCATTCCAAGCGCACAGCCCATCGCTTACGAAAAGGCTGTCGCGCCGGAGGCTGTCACCATACCGGACACAAAACTGGAACAGGAGGCGGTTCCACAGGCGCCACCGGCCCTTCTCGTCCCGGACAAGGGAGGAGCGGACACCCTGAAGAGCGCCGCCGCCGAGGAAAAATCCATCTACAAATACCTTGAAGTGAAAGAACCCCCCCAGCGCATCAGAACGGTAGTTCCGGAATATCCGGAAATGGCTTCCCGCGCCGGGATAGAGGGCACTGTATATCTCAAGGTGCTGGTGAACAGCAAGGGACTGGTGGATTCAGTGGAGGTTCAGCGGGGGCCGAAAATATTCCAGAACTCAGCAATCAAAGCCGCACAGTCTACTACATTTGCTCCTGCCCGGCAGAATGATAAAGCGGTGGCCTGCTGGGTGATTCTTTCATTCCGTTTTGTCAGGGAAAACAAGCAGCCCTAACGCTTAATCCGTGTAGTTTATGCCACATATTTGCCGTCGCGGGTACGACCGTTCTTGGTCAGGTCATCTGATGCGATACTGCCGTCCAAAATATGAACGATACGGTTCGCGTGTTCGGCGATGTAAAGCTCATGGGTAACCAATATTAAGGTGTTGCCCTTCTCATGCAGTTTCTCAAATATTCCCATGATCTCTTCACCGGTTTTGGAATCCAGATTCCCGGTCGGTTCGTCCGCCAATACAATGGAAGGATTATTTACCAGCGCACGGGCCAGGGCCACTCTCTGCCTCTGCCCGCCGGAAAGCTCATTGGGGCGGTGATTCATGCGAGACCCAAGGCCGACGGAATCGAGCGCCGTTTTCGCCATTTCATCGCGGACATGCTTTTTAACACCGGCGTAAATCAGCGGCAGTTCCGTGTTATGCAAAGCGTTGGAACGTGAAAGGAGATTGAAATTCTGGAACACGAAACCGATTTCCTTGTTACGGGCTTCGGCGAGTTCATCATCGGACATCTCCGAAACCTTCTTGCCGTTCAGGATATAAGTTCCAGCCGAAGGTGTATCCAGGCAGCCGACAATGTTCATAAGTGTGGATTTCCCCGATCCTGATGGTCCCATGATGGCTACATATTCATTCTTCTCAAT containing:
- a CDS encoding TonB family protein; amino-acid sequence: MPHKVPSADLHRKSPWIFLISLAISLVLTVPLLFFPFYGQESGGKKFTPAPVIIMLQNIPETRQVLRTPAPPKPFIPSAQPIAYEKAVAPEAVTIPDTKLEQEAVPQAPPALLVPDKGGADTLKSAAAEEKSIYKYLEVKEPPQRIRTVVPEYPEMASRAGIEGTVYLKVLVNSKGLVDSVEVQRGPKIFQNSAIKAAQSTTFAPARQNDKAVACWVILSFRFVRENKQP
- a CDS encoding ABC transporter ATP-binding protein, yielding MLIEMQNINKNYEVGGETVHALREINLAIEKNEYVAIMGPSGSGKSTLMNIVGCLDTPSAGTYILNGKKVSEMSDDELAEARNKEIGFVFQNFNLLSRSNALHNTELPLIYAGVKKHVRDEMAKTALDSVGLGSRMNHRPNELSGGQRQRVALARALVNNPSIVLADEPTGNLDSKTGEEIMGIFEKLHEKGNTLILVTHELYIAEHANRIVHILDGSIASDDLTKNGRTRDGKYVA